The following nucleotide sequence is from Siniperca chuatsi isolate FFG_IHB_CAS linkage group LG2, ASM2008510v1, whole genome shotgun sequence.
CATATGAATTTTTCAGCTTGAACATCTCAGTGCTGAGAGAACGAGCTTCCTTCAGAGAtccctccagctctgcctggCATTCCTCATACTTCTGCTTCCACTCTGCAAGaacctgaaaacataaaaagaccCATGTGTTTCAATAATTCACAATTCTACAGACTTCATTTAAGCACACAAggcataaataaaaatcaaacctTGTCAAAGTTCCTTTGCTTCTTGTCGAGGTTAGCAGCCAGAGCGTTAGCTCTCTCCACATCGATCATCAGGTCCTCCACTTCACCCAGCAgtctctgttttgtcttttccagAGAGGCACATTTTGCATTCACAGCCTCGATGGATTCCTCTGCATCCTGAAGACGCTGGGCAAGCTTTTTCCTGTTAAAATGTGATGAGTTATACAATCAATGGCTGTGATAACAGTGTGATGTCAGACTCAAGCTCCTATGTAGGTGCATCCCTCCCAAACAACCAACTGAAAGTGTTCAGTGCTTAAATTTGTCATAGTGTTTATAAGTTAAACTTGCAATGACTTACTtggcctcctccagctcctcagtGCGCTGAATGGCATCAGTCTCGTATTTGGCTCTCCACTGGGCCACCTCGCTGTTGGCCTTGGACATTGCCCGCTGCAGCTCAGACTTGgcttcctgctcctcctcataCTGCTCTCTGAGCAGGTCGCAGTCATGACGAGATGACTGAACAGCATGAGCCAGAGCGTTCTTAGCCTTACAAAGAAATagagacattttttattaactAAAATGTGTCTAACTTAAAGCTTTGAACTGAGTTGTTTTAATAGTGTAACACTGCAGGTgtagtgtttttaatgtgcACATACTTTAACTTCCTCTTCAACATGCCTCTTGAACTCCTCAATCTGCTGGGTATAAGCCTGCTTGCTCCTTGTCAGCTGAGAGATCAGGgcttctttctcctccatctGGCGACTGATTTCACCTAAGGAGACACAGAGAGTTAGAACTAATCTAACACAAATGTGGGAATTGCATTGGAAAAATGAGATTAGGATTAGtagaaaaatacatcaaatatatttttctcacCATTCTCTGTTTGCAGTCTTGCCCTTTGTACCCCAATGTCATTCAATTGTCGCACATGTTCTTCATTTTTGGTCCTCAGCTCACTCAGTTGATCCTCAAGAGTACGACACAGTTTCTCCAAATTGGTCTGAAATTAACAAAAGTTGTGTTGATTTTCAAGTGATGCAATGTAGTCTAATTCAGTGAGAGGCAAATAAAGGCAGAGCTGTAGCAGATAAATTTTTGTTGACTCTGTTGcaagttaaatgtttttactttaccTTCGATTTCGAGACAGTCTCCATATTGCTGCTGAGGTCATCGATCTCCATCTTGTATTcgcttttctctttctccagcttCTGTTTGACTCTCTGGAGGTTATCAATCTGTTCTCCCAGCTCTGCCACACTGTCAGCCTGCTTCTTGCGGAGAGCTGCAGCGGTGGCCTCATGCTGCAGGGTGGACTCTTCGAGATCCCGACGCAGCTTCTGAAACTCTGCCTCCCGCTTTTTGTTCATCTCAATCTGAACAGACGTTGCTCCACCAGCTTCTTCCAACCTCTCGCTGATCTCCTCAAGTTCCCTGGAGAGATCAGACCTCTGCTTCTCCACCTTGGCCCGAGCAGCCCGCTCAGCCTCAATCTCTTCTTCCAGCTCCTCAATACGAgcctaatatttacatttagaaaaaaaaaacagccacattTTAATAAATTTCTGTCTACAAGTCAAGCGCATCTGGGTCATCTAAAGTCAGTGGAGTGCAGTCACTGTTAGATACTATTAAGATACTGTACCAACCTGAAGTTCTTTGATCTTTTTCTGAAGCTGAGCAGAAAGTAATTGCTCATCCTCAATCTTGCTAAGAAGCTGGCTTGTTTCAAAGTCCTTCCTGTGCGGGGCAAAGCAAGTAAGCAAAACTGAGTTGAAATTTTTACTTATACTGAGCTTAATTTCTTAACTGTCTATTGTTAGCCTGAAAATCATTGAAAGAATCACATTAGTTTTCTAACATAATTTTGAAAATAGAGAATACGATTTAAATTGATTTCATCAGTGATGTGGTAACTTTGCTTACCAGCATTTAAACAGGGTTTTCCCTGGATTTTTTTGAGACAAAGGTGGCAAAGGCTGGAGAACATGCACTTAAGGAAAAACAATCACGATTCGACAGATGAAAGTGTCCATAGGGATTTAAATTTCATACCAATATGgaacaaaaagatgaaaaacaaagattGTGACAAACAACTGTGTTTATTTCTAGGGCTGGTTATCATTTGAAATTTATCGTCAAGGctttattacattttggatTGGTTAAATAGATGAAATGGGAATTTCTGCTTTCTAAAATGATCTCTCAAGTACCGGCGCTCAAAAAGTAGGCTACTGAGGTTCGATATCCAGTCCTAGTTACTTCTGTAACTTAAGCTAACCTAGCTTTTATTGCAAACACACATTGGTTTCCCCTATGGATAACGGCAAATCATTGCTTACCTTGATCTTGCAGAAATTGTGAATGTGTTGCCTCCACACTCGAGTTTCGCATGCAAGGTGCATGCTCGGTATAAGCGCATTAAAGCAGTTGCTAATTAAAGGCACAATGGTTTTGGCACAAAGAAAAAAGCCTTTGGGTTTTTGTCGGAATTTTCAACAAAGGCGGTGGCCAATAATAAGCAGGGAAAATCCTGAACAGGACTGACTGTTTTCACTGCGGGTTTGTGAACAACTTTTTCAATATAATATGTTCTACTAGGCTAGAGCAAGATTTTATTCTGGCTACTGTATGCTGAACAAATACAATTAGGTCAGACATGAATACACTGTTTAAAATGATGAGTCAATGTTCACtcacttctttattttttcctccgACTGCTGCTTGTCATTCTCCAGATCCATTATGGATTCATGGGCCAGTTTCAGATCCCCTTCAAGCTTTCTTTTAGCTCGCTCAAGATCCATACGGATCTTCTTTTCTTGCTCCAGGGAACCTTCAAGCTGTTTTAACCGACATTAGgcattatgttttgttttgcatttttaaggGGACTGATATCactgtttgttattattacatACGTCATCCACTTGCTGCTCCAGCTTGGTCTTGGCCTTTGTCAGAGTGTTGACTTTGTCTTCCTCTGCCTGCAGATCATCAAGGGTCTGCTGATGGGCCTCTTGGAGGGCTTTCTTCTCTTTGGTCAACTTGACAATGGTCTCATCTTGAGATGTCATTTCCTCCACCAGGTTTTTAACCTAAAtagtttatataaataaaataatttaatatttgatCAGAGTTTATTTCTGATAAGCACAGTTTAGTAATCTGAAACGAGAGGCACGAACCTTGTTCTCAGTGGCATGTTTCTCCTTTTCCACTTTGGCCAGGGTGAGCTCCAAGTCATCAATGTCTTTCTTCAACTCAGAGCACTCGTCCTCCAGTTTCCTCTTCTTTGCAGTCAGCTCAGCATTgacctcttcctcatcctccagTCTCTCAGCCGTCTCTTTGACTTTAGCCTCAAGCTGGATTTTTGCTTTAATGAGCCCCTCACACCTTTCCTCTGCATCACTGAGGTTTTCACTTTCCTAAAAGTCAATGCAAACAGGTTCACATCTTTGCCAAAGCAGTAATTTGATGTAGGAGATTTAGTAGACATGCACATGCGGTGTGATGATCCAGCTTACAGATTGCACTTGCAACAACAGGTCATTCTTCTCTTGCAGCAGAGAAACCATCTTCTCCTCCAGTTCTTTCTTCTTAGCCAGAGCCTTTGCTAGCTCCTCTTTGGTCTTTTCAAAGTCCTCTTTCATTTGCGCCATCTCTTTTTCAGTCTCTGCACTCTTCAGCAGAGGCTTAATCTTGAAGTATAGCTTCATCCATGGCCAGGTTTTGACATTCATGAATGAGCGGATGTTGTACTGAATAGAATAAATTGCCTCCCTGGGGAACACAGGTATCAAAGTAAATAAACAGattaattcagatttttaaagCTATATTGATGATTGATTGAAGTATGGATTGGGTTTtcaaagtaaatattttgtttgaaaattaCAATCAAGTTGTCATCTACAAACAGTTACCCATGTATGAAGCTAAATGTCTACATTACCTGCGCTCCATCATCTTGACAAACTCTCTCCTCATGAGGAAACCTCTGCAGAGAGCCTGAGTCATTGTGACCAGGATAGCAAGTTTGTCATCTCTCATCTCCTCCAGAGTTCCCAGCAGACCAGCTTTGAAGAACACCTAAAACAAAGTGTTACGTGACATGAATTGTTACGCTTACTTGCAGTATCAGGGTTAgcagttaaaaaagaaaaaaacacccataacagacaaacagattaCCTTTGTGTGTCCAAATTTGTACTGAGTACTGTCAACATTAATAGAGCCCAAGAGTTTCTCTGAGGCCTTTTTGTTGTCGATGAATTGTCCCTCAGGAATGACACTGGCATTCAATACTTTGTATCTGATTGGAGGAGGGAAATTAATCAACGGTGAATAATTTATCATAATATTGTCAAAAATATGGTGAATTTTAGTAATTACCTCTGCTTGAAGTCACCATAGAGGACTCTGCTGGGGAAGCCCTTTCTGCAGATCCTGATACCTTCCAGCACACCATTACACCTCAGCTGATGGATGACCAGGAAATTCTCCATGAGACCTTAAAGACATGCAAGTTCAGTCTTGTGTTTCATAATTACAGTAGTAATGCTTAAATGAATACTGATATTAGGCTTACCAGGAGTCTTTGATTCATTTGGAATCAAACAACGTACAAAATGAGGATGAGTGCTCCTTAAGTTGGTCATCAACTTGCCTAAATTCTCCTGAAATATGGAAAAATTCAAATTGTTacttaataaataatgacaagGCCTATTTCCTTGGATGTTACCTTTTTAGCAGCATTTGGGAATATAGTGGTGTACATATTGTACTGTAGTTTTGTAGTGAGGCAGTTATTTGTGATGCTTACCCTGAACAGAGCAGATACGGTCTGAAAAGACCCACCCTTTTTTTTGCCGCCTTTTTTCGCACCACCTTCAGCTGTACCATGAAGATTAAATTTGAGTTATTAGCTTGAACAAATGCTAATaactcaaatacatttttatttaaactgtattCTTATACTTACATCACAAATCAACcagtatattttaaaatgtaatgaaaacaccAGTAAATGCCAaattttgttctttaaaatatAATCTCTACCTTCTGTTGAGGCATGTGATGCATAGAGGTGAGCCAACAGCTTCACTGAAGACTTCTGGTAGAGCTGAACCACTGAGTCGTTCAGGGGGTCTTTGTTCTTATCCAGCCAGCCAGTAACATTGTAATCAACAGTGCCAGCGTAGTGCATCAGGGCGAAATGGGCCTCAGCTTTGCCTTTTGTAGGTTTGGGTTTCTGGAAGGGGGCACTTTTACCAAGATGCTGGTCATACAGTTTGTTCTTGAAGGTGATGTCTGTAGCCTTAGGGAACATGCACTCCTCTTCAAGGATGGAGAAGATGCCCATTGGCTGTtaacaataacacaaaataaaaagtccTGTACTGTCATACTATGGTGGGgataattattttttcatcattGTTAAAATTGTCTCCTGTAGTACCTTCTCTATAAGCTCAATGCAGGCAGCCAAGTCCATGCCAAAGTCAATGAATTCCCATTCAATTCCCTCTTTCTTGTACTCTTCTTGCTCCAGGACGAACATGTGGTGGTTGAAAAACTGTTGCAGTTTTTCATTGGTGAAGTTGATGCAAAGCTGCTCCAAGCTGTTGTACTAATTAAATTAAGATATCAAAGGTAAGTAAAGGCCTTAAGTAACATtaactaaaaatgtaattattcatACTCTCAGCTTTAAATGAAGCTGCATCAGATTATGTAGTATCAGGCAAGCATACTTACATCAAAAATTTCAAACCCAGCAATATCCAGGACACCGATGAAAAAGCTTCTGGGCTGCTTTGTGTCCAGCATCTCATTGATTCTGACGACCATCCACAAgaacattttctcatagacAGACTTGCAGAGAGCCATGACGGAATTGTTGACCTgattttacaaatgaataatACAACATTAACAAGGGCGTtgtaaaaattaagaaaattgaTTTAATGTTTAAGGAGTAAACAGGTTAAAAAGCTATGATCCATGAGAGCCATCGTTGCATTGTGAGCCTTAAGTCAGAAGTCAAAGTATTATCTATATGTAAaaggagcgggtccccttccacagaggtcgccatgttgcaccgccatgtttctacagtagcccagaacggacaaaccaaacactggctctagatagggcagtttgcgttttttgcgagtttcatggccaccgtagtttctcctacagacttggaatgggagggtgatgcgagcggtattcaaatggttgcaaactgcaattttaccgctagatgctactaaatcctacacactggacctttttaaaatgtgaacagtcttttgtatgtattaatttgtttttgtgtgtgtgtgtgttcttcttgACATCACCTACCTGAGGGACAGTTTGACCTTTGGTCACATACTCATTCCCAACCTTCACTCTGGGGTAGCACAGTGCTTTTAGCAAATCAGCAGAGTTCAGACCCATGAGGTAAGCGATTTTATCTGCCTCTAAAAGAAGCACACAAATAGTCATCTTTAAAACCCATTCATTTACTTCTGAATCGAATTCTAATTAGGTTCTCTTACAAATGGCAAACACTTGACTACTACATTACACAGCTCATGGTGTGTGGGTTTCATACCCTCATTGCCATCGGGCTCAGCCTGCTCTTCACGCTGCTTCTGCTTAAACTTCATGTTTCCATGATGCATCACAGCTCCAGTCAGCTTGTAAATGCATGCCTTCTCGTCTGCAGTGAAGCCCAGGATGTCAATAGCAGTCTGTGAAATAAAGAGACAATTTGAAATGCAAACTTGCATTTTTCTTGGAAGTAAACAGATGTTGCCCTGGAGCACCAAATATTTAGCATCTATCACACAATTGTAATACAGCTTACTTTGCCTTAAAGCAAAATGTAGCACAATTTGGTAACATCAAAATGGTGTAATATTATTACTTCTATCTCCTCCACACTAGTTTCTAATACATTTAAGAATGAATTTTAGTATGCAAGTACTTATGACCTGCAAAGCTTTATATGGACTAACATTGAGGTACATCTAATCCCCTGTTAAACAAATCACAGCTGGAGTTTCTCTGGAAAGACACTGTAAGTTGttctaaaatatatattgaGGTGGGTTTCTATATTTTTCCTCCCCTAATTTGAATGGTGGAGGACATTAGAAAAACCTCTTCATATAATACAATCCAGTACAACACTACCATAAATTACTGCCTCAAAATTACCACAGAGTTGAATCAACCCCtcattgacaaaaacaaataaaaaaactcaaaatgatAAGCTTCATAAAGGTGTAGGATTTATTACAGAGCTATAATAAATAGTAATCATACAagtgaattgtaataactgtaaatgtaatggtCAAAGAGAAGTTGTCCTTACATCAGTGGCAATGAACTCCTCAACGTCATCAATACTCTTGACAGTGATTTCACCATGACTGATCATGGGATAGTCATATGGATTTTTGGAGATCAGGAGAGCCTctgaagaaagggaaaaaaaacgtATGTAAATATaacagaatatacagtacatacctATGATAAGCCATTGTTGTTCACTTGCTGCAGAATAACTGACAATATTATTCACTAATCTCAGACCTATTAGCTCAGGTTTGTGGCCTGTCATGAGCTGATAGAAGATGTGGTAGCTCCTCTCAGCAGACAGCTGGAACGTCACTCGAGACTTCTCCAGCAGATCTGTATGGATTTATGTTGTTAAAAGATTAAGGAAAATCTCTGGTGAAGCACAGTTGAAAGAATGTAACAAAACATATAATGCTTGATGAGTTCCACAAAAAAATCTTACATGTTTCAATATCAGCTGAAGCCAGCTTTCCAGTTGACCCAAAGTGAATTCTGATAAATTTTCCCTATGCAAAACCagattaacatttaaattaatatcaCGGTGAATGATTGGTGTCACAAAATATCAATCAATTTCAAGTCAAAGCGAAATCCCAAGAAGAACTTACAAAACGTGAAGAATTGTCATTCCTCACAGTCTTGGCGTTACCATAAGCTTCCAAAAGTGGGTTTGCTGCAATGATTTGATCTTCCAGTGACCCCTTCAAATAACATTCATTTTGTCAATGTGACAATACTCCgcttcttttcattttagaattcatattaatattgttCAACTTCTCTTACCTTCATCTTGCCAGTAACGTGTTCTGATTTCTTTCCTCCAGACACTGCGATTGTCGCAAAGTACTGGATGACACGTTTGGTGTTGACAGTCTTTCCTGCACCGGATTCTCCACTGGGTTGAGGGGTGTGTtcataaatattatttaaaatgactattatattacatattactaatacttatagataaaataaagatTACTTACGTAATCAGGATTGACTGATTTTCTCTATCTGCAAGACATCAAAATGGTATACAACAGTTAGACATCTCCTAAAGTGCAGGTACCGTATTTGTGGACACACAGTAGTGTACAAACTGATTGATACCTTGGAGCATGAACTGATAGGCATTGTCTGAGATGGAGAAGATGTGGGGTGGAGCCTCAACCCTCTTTTTGCCTCTGTATGCTGAGACAACCACTGAGTCATACACTGGGAGCCACTTGTAGGGGTTCACAGTCACGCAGAACAGCCCTGAATAAGTCTGTAACAGAAAATATGAAAGAATGATACATTTTTctataaatacatgtatatgCTATTAAAGCTATTTCTCTCCTCCACAAAACTCACGTAGATCATCCATGCTGCATAGCGCTCTTTGAGGTTATACAGCACGGAAGGCTCACTGAGGTGGGTCATCATGGCCATGTCCTCAATCTTATCATACTTTGGAGGATTCATGGGGAAGATTTCATCTTCTTTTACAGTGAGGGTCTGTTACAGAGACAGAAGAGGCACAGAAATAAGCTTAGTTACTGTCCAGCAGTCATGTATTGTCAGATTTTAAAATCTTAGTTGCTAATCGCAAATTATTATTCTATCTTTCCGCGAACCACTTATGGACAGTAGAAttgatttttaaagaatttttaacttaaacttaatttttaaattttcaaatcACCATGTCACAGCAGGCCAGGGtctatataaaaatgttgagcACTGTAAAAGTTTTAATTCTAGTGCCTTTGTTCTCACCTTCCCACAGAGAGTCTCCACGGTGACTTTGCCGCCCTCTCTCTTAGTAAGTTTCCCCTTGAGGTACATCTCTTTGGGCTCAGTCACAAAGTACGCTGTTTTAGCATCAAAGGGAGTGGTTTGAGCTtcaattctctctctttctggctTCCGGAGGTAAAGGGCCGCCGGGCCAAAACACTCCATTTCTGCGTCCGTACTCATGGTGACCCTTTACTGCATGAGAGGAAACAAGACAGTTAGTCATTAATTTTAAATGCCAGGAAAGTACATTGCtcaaaaaaattaaaggaaCACTTAAATCACACATTGGATCTCGATGGAATGAAATATTCAAGTtcaaaatatttactgtacattgaaaacaaaattatgtgACAATGGTCAGTGGAAACCAAAATCCCCAACCGACTGAGGACTAGATTCAAAATCACACcaaaaatcaaagtaaaaaattaaaatcacagGCTGATCCAACTTGCCCAAATTTCATCACGGCATCTCATAATGTGACTCAGTATTATTTGTAGACCCCAAGTGCCTGTATACACTCCCGACAACGTCTGGGCATGCTCCTAATGAGACTGCCGATGGTGTCCTGGGGTATCTCCTCCCAGACCTGGATCAGAGCATCAGTGAGCTCCTGGACAGACTGTGGCGCTGCTTGGCAGTGGCGGGTGCACCGATACATAACGTCCCAGAGGTTCTCaattggattcaggtctggggaATGTGAGGGCTAGCCAGTGGCATCAATGACTTCGTCATCCAGGAACTGACTACACACTCTGGCAATGTCAGGCTGGGCAATGTCCTGCACCAGGAGGAACCCAGGGCCCACTGCACCAGTGTAAGGTCTGACAATGGCTCTGTGGATTTCATCCCTGTACCTAACTGCGGTTAGGGTACCGTTGGCTAGCACATGGAGGTCTGTGCGACCCTCCAAGGATATGCTTCCCTAGACCATCACTGACCCACTGCCAAACCGGTCATGCTGGATGATGTTGCAGGCAGCATAACATTCACCACGGTGTCTCCAGACTCTTTCACGTCTGTCACATGTGCTCAGTGTGAACCTGCTCTCATCTGTGAAGAGAATGGGGTGCCAATGGTGGACCTGCCAATTCTGGTGTCCTCTGGCGAATGCCTATCGATCTGCACAGTGCTGGGCATTGAGCACAGGTCCCACTAGAGGACGTCGGGCCTTCATGCCACCCT
It contains:
- the LOC122884176 gene encoding myosin heavy chain, fast skeletal muscle-like, which gives rise to MSTDAEMECFGPAALYLRKPERERIEAQTTPFDAKTAYFVTEPKEMYLKGKLTKREGGKVTVETLCGKTLTVKEDEIFPMNPPKYDKIEDMAMMTHLSEPSVLYNLKERYAAWMIYTYSGLFCVTVNPYKWLPVYDSVVVSAYRGKKRVEAPPHIFSISDNAYQFMLQDRENQSILITGESGAGKTVNTKRVIQYFATIAVSGGKKSEHVTGKMKGSLEDQIIAANPLLEAYGNAKTVRNDNSSRFGKFIRIHFGSTGKLASADIETYLLEKSRVTFQLSAERSYHIFYQLMTGHKPELIEALLISKNPYDYPMISHGEITVKSIDDVEEFIATDTAIDILGFTADEKACIYKLTGAVMHHGNMKFKQKQREEQAEPDGNEEADKIAYLMGLNSADLLKALCYPRVKVGNEYVTKGQTVPQVNNSVMALCKSVYEKMFLWMVVRINEMLDTKQPRSFFIGVLDIAGFEIFDYNSLEQLCINFTNEKLQQFFNHHMFVLEQEEYKKEGIEWEFIDFGMDLAACIELIEKPMGIFSILEEECMFPKATDITFKNKLYDQHLGKSAPFQKPKPTKGKAEAHFALMHYAGTVDYNVTGWLDKNKDPLNDSVVQLYQKSSVKLLAHLYASHASTEAEGGAKKGGKKKGGSFQTVSALFRENLGKLMTNLRSTHPHFVRCLIPNESKTPGLMENFLVIHQLRCNGVLEGIRICRKGFPSRVLYGDFKQRYKVLNASVIPEGQFIDNKKASEKLLGSINVDSTQYKFGHTKVFFKAGLLGTLEEMRDDKLAILVTMTQALCRGFLMRREFVKMMERREAIYSIQYNIRSFMNVKTWPWMKLYFKIKPLLKSAETEKEMAQMKEDFEKTKEELAKALAKKKELEEKMVSLLQEKNDLLLQVQSESENLSDAEERCEGLIKAKIQLEAKVKETAERLEDEEEVNAELTAKKRKLEDECSELKKDIDDLELTLAKVEKEKHATENKVKNLVEEMTSQDETIVKLTKEKKALQEAHQQTLDDLQAEEDKVNTLTKAKTKLEQQVDDLEGSLEQEKKIRMDLERAKRKLEGDLKLAHESIMDLENDKQQSEEKIKKKDFETSQLLSKIEDEQLLSAQLQKKIKELQARIEELEEEIEAERAARAKVEKQRSDLSRELEEISERLEEAGGATSVQIEMNKKREAEFQKLRRDLEESTLQHEATAAALRKKQADSVAELGEQIDNLQRVKQKLEKEKSEYKMEIDDLSSNMETVSKSKTNLEKLCRTLEDQLSELRTKNEEHVRQLNDIGVQRARLQTENGEISRQMEEKEALISQLTRSKQAYTQQIEEFKRHVEEEVKAKNALAHAVQSSRHDCDLLREQYEEEQEAKSELQRAMSKANSEVAQWRAKYETDAIQRTEELEEAKKKLAQRLQDAEESIEAVNAKCASLEKTKQRLLGEVEDLMIDVERANALAANLDKKQRNFDKVLAEWKQKYEECQAELEGSLKEARSLSTEMFKLKNSYEEALDHLETLKRENKNLQQEISDLTEQIGENGKTIHELEKGKKTLETEKCELQTSLEEAEATLEHEESKILRIQLELTQVKSEIDRKISEKDEEIEQIKRNSQRVIESMQTTLDAEIRSRNDALRIKKKMEGDLNEMEIQLSHANRQAAEAQKQLRNVQGQLKDAQLHLDDAIRSQEDMKEQVAMVERRNNLMLAEIEELRAALEQTERSRKVAEQELVDVSERVGLLHSQNTSLINTKKKLEGDLVQIQGEVEDAVQEARNAEEKAKKAITDAAMMAEELKKEQDTSSHLERMKKNLELTVKDLQHRLDEAENLAMKGGKKQLQKLEARVRELEAEVDAEQRRGADAIKGLRKYERRVKELTYQTEEDKKNIIRLQDLVDKLQLKVKAYKRQSEEAEEQANTHLSRYRKVQHEMEEAQERADIAESQVNKLRAKSREIVKTKDAEE